Below is a window of Flavobacterium sp. N2820 DNA.
AAGTATATATTTTTATAAATATAAGCAATTCTTTGATAAAGGGATACTTTCCCCACAACATCGTTTGTTTTATTGTAATAATAAAGCGCTTTTTTATAATTCTTGAGTTCTTCAACTGAAGCTGTTTCGTCTTCATAAGTTTCCCCTAAAAAAAGATACAGCCTTCCCAATATTTTTGGATCATTATATTTGTGTGCAAGTGATAAATTTTCAAGCAAAATCTTTCTTGCTTTGTCATAGTTTGAATTATCTAAATACGCATAAGCTAAATAAGATGCCGCGTTTAAATGATTTTTTACATCCTTAGTTTTGGACAAAATTTCATACGCCTTTTCTCCATGAACAATAGCTTGCTCAAAATCACTGTTTAAGTAATCAATATCTGTAAGATTCAAATAATAAAACCCATACCCTATTTTATAATTTGTCTTTTTAGACAATTCATATATCTTTTTGTTAAAGTACATCATTTTTGATGGTTCTTCGGGGTAGTATTTTTTGCAAATTTGATGGTATAAGCTTATTTTTTCTTTATCCTCTTTTGATTGGTCTACTAATTTCATTAGACTATCGATAGCCTTCTTATGTTCAGTAGTTTGAAAATATGCTTTTTGTGTATTCAACAGAAAAACAAGCAATACAAGTAATTTATTCATCGTTAAAATTGTATCGATTTATAAGTATTTTAATACGTTAATTGTAATATCAAAAGTATTTAATAAAAAAATATATTAAATATCTAAAATTGCTATAAGATATCATAAATGTACTTTTTAATATTAATTATTGTTCTAATCTATCAATAATTAACTTTTGTTTATACTGTTTTTAGATGTATTGCCTAAATAAGGCAATCCCACCACCTCATATACTAAACAAAAAAGGGGGTAAATAATATCAATTATCAATATCACACATCAATTATCAATATCTATTTGTTCTTATTAACTGATAATTTTGATGTGTTTTATTTATATCGCTCAAAAACAATTATTTATAGATTAATTTTTAGTATCAATACCCTTCACGCAATAAAAATATTGCAATAAAATTTTAAAAAAATGAAACAAATTTTAAACCTCTTGTTTTTTTTGGGTTGCACCTCCGTTTTTTCCCAAGTTGGCGTAAACACTACAACACCCAATGCTGCTTTTGATGTAAACTCTGCTAATCAAGGTGTATTAGTTTCCCGTGTAGCCTTAACTTCCAAAACAGTTGCTGCTCCAGTTGTAAATCCGCAAGGAGGTGCTTTAGCTAATGGAACATTAGTTTTTAATACTGCAACCGCAGGAACATCTCCTAATAATGTGGTGCCTGGATTTTATTATTGGGACACGCCAACATTAAGATGGATAGCAATCGCATCAGATGCCAATACGCGCGGTTGGTCAGTGAATGGGAATGCTTCTACTAACCCTGCCACTGATTTTGTTGGAACTACAGATGCAAGAGATTTTACAGTTCGTACAAATAATCTTGAAAGAATGCGCGTTATGTCTACCGGAAATGTAGGTATTGGAACACCAACACCAGCGTACAAATTAGACTTAGCCAACGGAACATTTGGGTTTGGAAATTCCAATTCCAGAACCGAAACTAGAGACAACGCGGGCTTGCAAGGCAATGCAGGTGCACAATCTGGTTTTTATGAGACTGTTGCACCAATAAATTTTCCAGCTGGAGCTAGTTCGTGGTGGCATTTAATTGACAGCCGACATAATAATCCTGCTAATAATTATGCATTACAAATTGCAGGAAGCTTTGCTGACCAAGACTTATACTTCAGAAAAACCAACAACTCACCCACTACAGCGTGGTCTAAATTGTTAACCTCAAACTCTGGTTGGGGAACCACTGGAAACGCAGGAACAAATCCAGCAGCTAACTTTATTGGAACAACTGACGCTAGAGATTTTGTGGTTCGCACAGCCAATACGGAAAGGATGCGCATTACAGCATCAGGTAATGTAGGTATAGCAACCTCAACACCTTGGGCGCCATTACAATTTGATAACAGTATTCAAAACAGAAAAATAGTCATGTGGCAAAACTTTAATAACGACCATAATTTCTATGGATTCGGAGTTAACAGTTATGGTTTACGGTATCAAGTCGAAGTTCCAACTTCCAATCATATATTCTATGCTGGAACAAGCACCACAACAAGTAATGAATTAATGCGAATAACTGGAACTGGTAATGTTGGAATTGGAGTTGCAGCGCCAGCACAACGTCTAGACGTCCAAGGTGGCAATGCAAGAATTAATAACGCCTTTATTGGAGATGTTGGTCATGGTGGTAGTTGGACTGGTTTTGCACATTACAGCCAAGCCAATCCATCGGGTTATGGATTATTACAAGCTAGCGATGGTAACTATACATTTATTAACAAACAAAACACTGGAGGTGGTTATTTAGGTTTTAGGATAGGCAATGCGGATCAAGCCGTAATTCTAAATAACGGAAATATGGGCGTAGGAACCACAAACCCAAGCAAAAAATTTACAGTAGTAAACGGTTCCATCCGACCTCACGTTGGAAACTCTAGCGATGCAGGAATTTCGTTCCCAACTGATCCAGGTGGCGGTGGCGGAGACGAAGCTTTTATAAGATACTATGTTGATGGCGGAGGCGAAAACACTAAGCTCTTAATTGGAAACAATAATGATGCCGATGATGACATCTCTTTTTTTCAGG
It encodes the following:
- a CDS encoding tail fiber domain-containing protein → MKQILNLLFFLGCTSVFSQVGVNTTTPNAAFDVNSANQGVLVSRVALTSKTVAAPVVNPQGGALANGTLVFNTATAGTSPNNVVPGFYYWDTPTLRWIAIASDANTRGWSVNGNASTNPATDFVGTTDARDFTVRTNNLERMRVMSTGNVGIGTPTPAYKLDLANGTFGFGNSNSRTETRDNAGLQGNAGAQSGFYETVAPINFPAGASSWWHLIDSRHNNPANNYALQIAGSFADQDLYFRKTNNSPTTAWSKLLTSNSGWGTTGNAGTNPAANFIGTTDARDFVVRTANTERMRITASGNVGIATSTPWAPLQFDNSIQNRKIVMWQNFNNDHNFYGFGVNSYGLRYQVEVPTSNHIFYAGTSTTTSNELMRITGTGNVGIGVAAPAQRLDVQGGNARINNAFIGDVGHGGSWTGFAHYSQANPSGYGLLQASDGNYTFINKQNTGGGYLGFRIGNADQAVILNNGNMGVGTTNPSKKFTVVNGSIRPHVGNSSDAGISFPTDPGGGGGDEAFIRYYVDGGGENTKLLIGNNNDADDDISFFQGGAERMNIYAGNVGIGITTPWAALTMGGGAYCNSFTWVNASDARLKENIKPMNQYGLTQVLQLKPVTYYYKKDETKHQEVGFIAQDVKKVIPEVVTGSEGDLEKGETLGLSYGNLVPVLTKAIQEQQAMIEELKKKVEILEAKTNK